In one window of Musa acuminata AAA Group cultivar baxijiao chromosome BXJ3-2, Cavendish_Baxijiao_AAA, whole genome shotgun sequence DNA:
- the LOC103976707 gene encoding ras-related protein RABH1e, with product MAVVSALAKYKLVFLGDQSVGKTSIITRFMYDKFDTTYQATIGIDFLSKTMYLEDRTVRLQLWDTAGQERFRSLIPSYIRDSSVAVIVYDVSNRQSFLSTSKWIEEVHTERGGDVIIVLVGNKTDLVDKRQVSTEEGEAKAREFGVMFIETSAKAGFNIKPLFRKIAASLPGMETLASAKQEDMVDVNLKPTVSSPETQQQSGGCSC from the exons ATGGCGGTGGTCTCGGCTCTGGCGAAATACAAGTTGGTGTTCTTGGGGGACCAGTCGGTGGGGAAGACCAGCATCATCACTCGGTTCATGTACGACAAGTTCGACACCACTTATCAG GCCACCATCGGCATTGATTTTCTATCAAAAACAATGTACCTTGAAGACCGTACAGTTCGTCTGCAGCTCTG GGACACTGCAGGACAGGAGAGATTTAGAAGCCTTATTCCAAGCTACATTAGAGACTCCTCTGTTGCAGTTATCGTTTATGATGTATCTA ATCGGCAATCATTTTTAAGCACTTCAAAGTGGATCGAGGAAGTGCATACAGAACGAGGCGGTGATGTTATCATAGTTCTTGTTGGAAATAAGACGGATCTTGTTGACAAAAG ACAAGTCTCGACAGAAGAAGGAGAAGCAAAAGCTCGTGAATTCGGAGTAATGTTCATCGAAACTAGTGCAAAGGCTGGCTTCAACATCAAG CCATTGTTCCGCAAGATTGCTGCATCCCTTCCGGGGATGGAGACACTCGCTTCTGCGAAACAGGAGGACATGGTTGATGTCAATTTGAAGCCCACTGTCAGTTCACCAGAGACTCAGCAGCAATCTGGAGGCTGCTCGTGCTGA
- the LOC103976706 gene encoding signal peptidase complex-like protein DTM1 — MGREEALQKSLVALAALMAVVGIWTFSLKKMLTTYAFGILGIAGILLPDWEYFDRDFSQWFTPMPARRTPATDRAPGSWRFKLYPIRVAMITLIYSFGLYKWWMFVSS, encoded by the exons ATGGGGCGGGAGGAGGCGCTGCAGAAGAGCCTGGTGGCGCTTGCCGCGCTGATGGCCGTCGTCGGGATCTGGACCTTCTCCCTCAAGAAGATGCTGACCACCTACGCCTTCGGGATCCTGGGGATCGCCGGGATTCTCTTGCCCGACTGGGAGTACTTCGACCGGGACTTCTCGCAGTGGTTCACGCCCATGCCCGCTCGGAGAACCCCGGCCACCGATCGGGCTCCCGGCAGCTGGAG ATTTAAGTTATACCCTATAAGGGTGGCAATGATCACCCTGATCTACAGCTTTGGTCTGTACAAGTGGTGGATGTTCGTGTCAAGCTAG
- the LOC103976821 gene encoding LRR receptor kinase SERK2 isoform X3, which produces MITDKMKVIFMLILASLYSCVQSDRPGEVLYNIKMQLQDIDNRLSAWAKNQVTPCIWNNVQCDSDNNVIGVMLPSMGFNGILSPKVGELVYLEVLELSGNNITGNIPGELANLSRLTRLSLHNNRFTGEIPASLGRLPKLKFMDLSENHLNGKIPDSLSSLRSLTDILLHLLCVGSNLAYNKLTGGVPKQLYQVTKFNFTGNNLSCGANLLNQCESDLLDQGGSHNSKRTLLLGGIGGGEADRKIEFGQLKRFSWRELQIATDDFNEKNVLGQGGFGKVYLGVLSDNSKVAIKRLTDQGNRAGEDAFLREVDLISVAVHKNLLRLIGFCTTPTEQLLVYPYMQNLSVAYQLRELKPGEPVLDWPRRKQVAMGTAHGLEYLHEHCNPKIIHRDVKAANILLDENFEAVVGDFGLAKLVDVRKTSVTTRVRGTMGHIAPEYLSTGKSSNKTDVFGYGIMLLELVTGQRAIDISLLDGDVLLLDKVKKLWRENQLDLIIDPNLDRNYDILEVEKLFQIALLCTQASPEDRPIMSDVIRMLEGEGWTERWEQLQQVEVTQKQDYQRIQKRLNWDDDTSYNQEAIELSGAR; this is translated from the exons ATGATTACTGACAAGATGAAGGTGATCTTTATGCTGATTTTGGCCTCTCTGTATTCTTGCGTTCAATCTGATCGTCCAG GAGAAGTGCTTTATAACATAAAGATGCAGCTTCAAGATATTGATAACCGGCTTTCTGCTTGGGCCAAAAATCAAGTTACTCCATGCATATGGAACAATGTGCAGTGTGACAGTGACAATAATGTCATTGGAGT GATGCTGCCTTCAATGGGATTCAATGGAATCCTGTCGCCTAAAGTTGGAGAACTTGTATATCTTGAAGTACT GGAGCTCTCGGGTAACAATATAACAGGTAATATTCCTGGAGAGCTCGCAAACCTATCAAGGTTGACGCGCCTGAGCCTACATAATAATCGGTTTACTGGAGAGATACCAGCATCCCTTGGCAGGCTTCCTAAACTAAAATTTAT GGATTTAAGTGAAAATCATTTAAATGGAAAAATTCCTGATTCTTTGTCATCCCTCAGAAGCTTGACTGATAT ATTGCTTCATTTACTGTGTGTTGGCAGTAATCTTGCTTACAACAAACTCACTGGTGGCGTACCCAAGCAGCTATATCAAGTGACCAAATTCAA TTTTACAGGTAATAATCTTAGTTGCGGTGCAAACCTCTTGAATCAATGTGAATCCGACTTACTTGATCAAG GAGGATCTCATAATTCAAAGAGAACATTGTTGCTCGGAGGTATTGGAGGAG GTGAAGCAGACCGCAAAATCGAATTTGGACAATTGAAGAGGTTTTCATGGAGGGAATTACAAATTGCAACTGATGACTTCAACGAGAAAAATGTTCTTGGACAGGGTGGTTTCGGCAAGGTATACTTAGGAGTACTTTCAGACAATTCCAAAGTAGCCATAAAACGGCTAACTGATCAAGGCAATCGTGCTGGGGAAGATGCTTTTTTACGTGAAGTTGACCTAATAAGTGTTGCTGTTCACAAAAATCTTTTGCGGTTGATTGGTTTCTGTACGACACCTACAGAACAACTTCTTGTTTATCCTTATATGCAAAATTTGAGTGTTGCCTATCAGTTACGAG AACTTAAACCTGGTGAGCCAGTGTTAGATTGGCCAAGAAGGAAACAAGTGGCTATGGGCACAGCACATGGACTGGAATACCTTCATGAACATTGCAATCCCAAGATTATACACCGTGATGTAAAAGCTGCAAATATCTTGCTTGATGAGAACTTTGAAGCGGTTGTCGGTGACTTTGGCTTGGCCAAGTTGGTGGATGTGAGGAAAACTTCAGTGACAACTCGAGTTCGGGGGACGATGGGTCACATAGCACCCGAGTATCTTTCCACTGGAAAGTCCTCAAACAAAACAGATGTTTTTGGTTATGGAATCATGCTCCTTGAGCTTGTCACAGGGCAGCGTGCTATAGATATTTCGCTATTGGATGGAGATGTGTTATTACTTGACAAA GTGAAAAAGCTTTGGCGGGAAAATCAACTCGATCTCATTATTGACCCCAACCTAGACAGGAATTACGACATTCTGGAAGTCGAAAAGTTGTTCCAAATCGCTCTTCTATGCACACAAGCATCACCGGAAGACCGTCCGATCATGTCAGATGTAATCCGGATGCTAGAAGGTGAAGGCTGGACGGAGCGGTGGGAGCAGTTGCAACAAGTTGAGGTGACTCAAAAGCAGGACTACCAGAGGATACAAAAGAGATTGAATTGGGACGACGACACATCTTATAACCAGGAAGCTATCGAATTGTCTGGTGCAAGATAA
- the LOC103976821 gene encoding LRR receptor kinase SERK2 isoform X1 — translation MITDKMKVIFMLILASLYSCVQSDRPGEVLYNIKMQLQDIDNRLSAWAKNQVTPCIWNNVQCDSDNNVIGVMLPSMGFNGILSPKVGELVYLEVLELSGNNITGNIPGELANLSRLTRLSLHNNRFTGEIPASLGRLPKLKFMDLSENHLNGKIPDSLSSLRSLTDILLHLLCVGSNLAYNKLTGGVPKQLYQVTKFNFTGNNLSCGANLLNQCESDLLDQGGSHNSKRTLLLGGIGGGIGLVLATVLFLLWRSRKKDYLHDLFVDVAGEADRKIEFGQLKRFSWRELQIATDDFNEKNVLGQGGFGKVYLGVLSDNSKVAIKRLTDQGNRAGEDAFLREVDLISVAVHKNLLRLIGFCTTPTEQLLVYPYMQNLSVAYQLRELKPGEPVLDWPRRKQVAMGTAHGLEYLHEHCNPKIIHRDVKAANILLDENFEAVVGDFGLAKLVDVRKTSVTTRVRGTMGHIAPEYLSTGKSSNKTDVFGYGIMLLELVTGQRAIDISLLDGDVLLLDKVKKLWRENQLDLIIDPNLDRNYDILEVEKLFQIALLCTQASPEDRPIMSDVIRMLEGEGWTERWEQLQQVEVTQKQDYQRIQKRLNWDDDTSYNQEAIELSGAR, via the exons ATGATTACTGACAAGATGAAGGTGATCTTTATGCTGATTTTGGCCTCTCTGTATTCTTGCGTTCAATCTGATCGTCCAG GAGAAGTGCTTTATAACATAAAGATGCAGCTTCAAGATATTGATAACCGGCTTTCTGCTTGGGCCAAAAATCAAGTTACTCCATGCATATGGAACAATGTGCAGTGTGACAGTGACAATAATGTCATTGGAGT GATGCTGCCTTCAATGGGATTCAATGGAATCCTGTCGCCTAAAGTTGGAGAACTTGTATATCTTGAAGTACT GGAGCTCTCGGGTAACAATATAACAGGTAATATTCCTGGAGAGCTCGCAAACCTATCAAGGTTGACGCGCCTGAGCCTACATAATAATCGGTTTACTGGAGAGATACCAGCATCCCTTGGCAGGCTTCCTAAACTAAAATTTAT GGATTTAAGTGAAAATCATTTAAATGGAAAAATTCCTGATTCTTTGTCATCCCTCAGAAGCTTGACTGATAT ATTGCTTCATTTACTGTGTGTTGGCAGTAATCTTGCTTACAACAAACTCACTGGTGGCGTACCCAAGCAGCTATATCAAGTGACCAAATTCAA TTTTACAGGTAATAATCTTAGTTGCGGTGCAAACCTCTTGAATCAATGTGAATCCGACTTACTTGATCAAG GAGGATCTCATAATTCAAAGAGAACATTGTTGCTCGGAGGTATTGGAGGAGGTATAGGGCTTGTATTGGCAactgttttgtttcttctttggaGAAGCCGAAAGAAGGATTATCTACATGATTTGTTTGTCGATGTTGCAG GTGAAGCAGACCGCAAAATCGAATTTGGACAATTGAAGAGGTTTTCATGGAGGGAATTACAAATTGCAACTGATGACTTCAACGAGAAAAATGTTCTTGGACAGGGTGGTTTCGGCAAGGTATACTTAGGAGTACTTTCAGACAATTCCAAAGTAGCCATAAAACGGCTAACTGATCAAGGCAATCGTGCTGGGGAAGATGCTTTTTTACGTGAAGTTGACCTAATAAGTGTTGCTGTTCACAAAAATCTTTTGCGGTTGATTGGTTTCTGTACGACACCTACAGAACAACTTCTTGTTTATCCTTATATGCAAAATTTGAGTGTTGCCTATCAGTTACGAG AACTTAAACCTGGTGAGCCAGTGTTAGATTGGCCAAGAAGGAAACAAGTGGCTATGGGCACAGCACATGGACTGGAATACCTTCATGAACATTGCAATCCCAAGATTATACACCGTGATGTAAAAGCTGCAAATATCTTGCTTGATGAGAACTTTGAAGCGGTTGTCGGTGACTTTGGCTTGGCCAAGTTGGTGGATGTGAGGAAAACTTCAGTGACAACTCGAGTTCGGGGGACGATGGGTCACATAGCACCCGAGTATCTTTCCACTGGAAAGTCCTCAAACAAAACAGATGTTTTTGGTTATGGAATCATGCTCCTTGAGCTTGTCACAGGGCAGCGTGCTATAGATATTTCGCTATTGGATGGAGATGTGTTATTACTTGACAAA GTGAAAAAGCTTTGGCGGGAAAATCAACTCGATCTCATTATTGACCCCAACCTAGACAGGAATTACGACATTCTGGAAGTCGAAAAGTTGTTCCAAATCGCTCTTCTATGCACACAAGCATCACCGGAAGACCGTCCGATCATGTCAGATGTAATCCGGATGCTAGAAGGTGAAGGCTGGACGGAGCGGTGGGAGCAGTTGCAACAAGTTGAGGTGACTCAAAAGCAGGACTACCAGAGGATACAAAAGAGATTGAATTGGGACGACGACACATCTTATAACCAGGAAGCTATCGAATTGTCTGGTGCAAGATAA
- the LOC103976821 gene encoding LRR receptor kinase SERK2 isoform X5: protein MQLQDIDNRLSAWAKNQVTPCIWNNVQCDSDNNVIGVMLPSMGFNGILSPKVGELVYLEVLELSGNNITGNIPGELANLSRLTRLSLHNNRFTGEIPASLGRLPKLKFMDLSENHLNGKIPDSLSSLRSLTDILLHLLCVGSNLAYNKLTGGVPKQLYQVTKFNFTGNNLSCGANLLNQCESDLLDQGGSHNSKRTLLLGGIGGGIGLVLATVLFLLWRSRKKDYLHDLFVDVAGEADRKIEFGQLKRFSWRELQIATDDFNEKNVLGQGGFGKVYLGVLSDNSKVAIKRLTDQGNRAGEDAFLREVDLISVAVHKNLLRLIGFCTTPTEQLLVYPYMQNLSVAYQLRELKPGEPVLDWPRRKQVAMGTAHGLEYLHEHCNPKIIHRDVKAANILLDENFEAVVGDFGLAKLVDVRKTSVTTRVRGTMGHIAPEYLSTGKSSNKTDVFGYGIMLLELVTGQRAIDISLLDGDVLLLDKVKKLWRENQLDLIIDPNLDRNYDILEVEKLFQIALLCTQASPEDRPIMSDVIRMLEGEGWTERWEQLQQVEVTQKQDYQRIQKRLNWDDDTSYNQEAIELSGAR from the exons ATGCAGCTTCAAGATATTGATAACCGGCTTTCTGCTTGGGCCAAAAATCAAGTTACTCCATGCATATGGAACAATGTGCAGTGTGACAGTGACAATAATGTCATTGGAGT GATGCTGCCTTCAATGGGATTCAATGGAATCCTGTCGCCTAAAGTTGGAGAACTTGTATATCTTGAAGTACT GGAGCTCTCGGGTAACAATATAACAGGTAATATTCCTGGAGAGCTCGCAAACCTATCAAGGTTGACGCGCCTGAGCCTACATAATAATCGGTTTACTGGAGAGATACCAGCATCCCTTGGCAGGCTTCCTAAACTAAAATTTAT GGATTTAAGTGAAAATCATTTAAATGGAAAAATTCCTGATTCTTTGTCATCCCTCAGAAGCTTGACTGATAT ATTGCTTCATTTACTGTGTGTTGGCAGTAATCTTGCTTACAACAAACTCACTGGTGGCGTACCCAAGCAGCTATATCAAGTGACCAAATTCAA TTTTACAGGTAATAATCTTAGTTGCGGTGCAAACCTCTTGAATCAATGTGAATCCGACTTACTTGATCAAG GAGGATCTCATAATTCAAAGAGAACATTGTTGCTCGGAGGTATTGGAGGAGGTATAGGGCTTGTATTGGCAactgttttgtttcttctttggaGAAGCCGAAAGAAGGATTATCTACATGATTTGTTTGTCGATGTTGCAG GTGAAGCAGACCGCAAAATCGAATTTGGACAATTGAAGAGGTTTTCATGGAGGGAATTACAAATTGCAACTGATGACTTCAACGAGAAAAATGTTCTTGGACAGGGTGGTTTCGGCAAGGTATACTTAGGAGTACTTTCAGACAATTCCAAAGTAGCCATAAAACGGCTAACTGATCAAGGCAATCGTGCTGGGGAAGATGCTTTTTTACGTGAAGTTGACCTAATAAGTGTTGCTGTTCACAAAAATCTTTTGCGGTTGATTGGTTTCTGTACGACACCTACAGAACAACTTCTTGTTTATCCTTATATGCAAAATTTGAGTGTTGCCTATCAGTTACGAG AACTTAAACCTGGTGAGCCAGTGTTAGATTGGCCAAGAAGGAAACAAGTGGCTATGGGCACAGCACATGGACTGGAATACCTTCATGAACATTGCAATCCCAAGATTATACACCGTGATGTAAAAGCTGCAAATATCTTGCTTGATGAGAACTTTGAAGCGGTTGTCGGTGACTTTGGCTTGGCCAAGTTGGTGGATGTGAGGAAAACTTCAGTGACAACTCGAGTTCGGGGGACGATGGGTCACATAGCACCCGAGTATCTTTCCACTGGAAAGTCCTCAAACAAAACAGATGTTTTTGGTTATGGAATCATGCTCCTTGAGCTTGTCACAGGGCAGCGTGCTATAGATATTTCGCTATTGGATGGAGATGTGTTATTACTTGACAAA GTGAAAAAGCTTTGGCGGGAAAATCAACTCGATCTCATTATTGACCCCAACCTAGACAGGAATTACGACATTCTGGAAGTCGAAAAGTTGTTCCAAATCGCTCTTCTATGCACACAAGCATCACCGGAAGACCGTCCGATCATGTCAGATGTAATCCGGATGCTAGAAGGTGAAGGCTGGACGGAGCGGTGGGAGCAGTTGCAACAAGTTGAGGTGACTCAAAAGCAGGACTACCAGAGGATACAAAAGAGATTGAATTGGGACGACGACACATCTTATAACCAGGAAGCTATCGAATTGTCTGGTGCAAGATAA
- the LOC103976821 gene encoding LRR receptor kinase SERK2 isoform X4, with protein MITDKMKVIFMLILASLYSCVQSDRPGEVLYNIKMQLQDIDNRLSAWAKNQVTPCIWNNVQCDSDNNVIGVMLPSMGFNGILSPKVGELVYLEVLELSGNNITGNIPGELANLSRLTRLSLHNNRFTGEIPASLGRLPKLKFMDLSENHLNGKIPDSLSSLRSLTDIFTGNNLSCGANLLNQCESDLLDQGGSHNSKRTLLLGGIGGGIGLVLATVLFLLWRSRKKDYLHDLFVDVAGEADRKIEFGQLKRFSWRELQIATDDFNEKNVLGQGGFGKVYLGVLSDNSKVAIKRLTDQGNRAGEDAFLREVDLISVAVHKNLLRLIGFCTTPTEQLLVYPYMQNLSVAYQLRELKPGEPVLDWPRRKQVAMGTAHGLEYLHEHCNPKIIHRDVKAANILLDENFEAVVGDFGLAKLVDVRKTSVTTRVRGTMGHIAPEYLSTGKSSNKTDVFGYGIMLLELVTGQRAIDISLLDGDVLLLDKVKKLWRENQLDLIIDPNLDRNYDILEVEKLFQIALLCTQASPEDRPIMSDVIRMLEGEGWTERWEQLQQVEVTQKQDYQRIQKRLNWDDDTSYNQEAIELSGAR; from the exons ATGATTACTGACAAGATGAAGGTGATCTTTATGCTGATTTTGGCCTCTCTGTATTCTTGCGTTCAATCTGATCGTCCAG GAGAAGTGCTTTATAACATAAAGATGCAGCTTCAAGATATTGATAACCGGCTTTCTGCTTGGGCCAAAAATCAAGTTACTCCATGCATATGGAACAATGTGCAGTGTGACAGTGACAATAATGTCATTGGAGT GATGCTGCCTTCAATGGGATTCAATGGAATCCTGTCGCCTAAAGTTGGAGAACTTGTATATCTTGAAGTACT GGAGCTCTCGGGTAACAATATAACAGGTAATATTCCTGGAGAGCTCGCAAACCTATCAAGGTTGACGCGCCTGAGCCTACATAATAATCGGTTTACTGGAGAGATACCAGCATCCCTTGGCAGGCTTCCTAAACTAAAATTTAT GGATTTAAGTGAAAATCATTTAAATGGAAAAATTCCTGATTCTTTGTCATCCCTCAGAAGCTTGACTGATAT TTTTACAGGTAATAATCTTAGTTGCGGTGCAAACCTCTTGAATCAATGTGAATCCGACTTACTTGATCAAG GAGGATCTCATAATTCAAAGAGAACATTGTTGCTCGGAGGTATTGGAGGAGGTATAGGGCTTGTATTGGCAactgttttgtttcttctttggaGAAGCCGAAAGAAGGATTATCTACATGATTTGTTTGTCGATGTTGCAG GTGAAGCAGACCGCAAAATCGAATTTGGACAATTGAAGAGGTTTTCATGGAGGGAATTACAAATTGCAACTGATGACTTCAACGAGAAAAATGTTCTTGGACAGGGTGGTTTCGGCAAGGTATACTTAGGAGTACTTTCAGACAATTCCAAAGTAGCCATAAAACGGCTAACTGATCAAGGCAATCGTGCTGGGGAAGATGCTTTTTTACGTGAAGTTGACCTAATAAGTGTTGCTGTTCACAAAAATCTTTTGCGGTTGATTGGTTTCTGTACGACACCTACAGAACAACTTCTTGTTTATCCTTATATGCAAAATTTGAGTGTTGCCTATCAGTTACGAG AACTTAAACCTGGTGAGCCAGTGTTAGATTGGCCAAGAAGGAAACAAGTGGCTATGGGCACAGCACATGGACTGGAATACCTTCATGAACATTGCAATCCCAAGATTATACACCGTGATGTAAAAGCTGCAAATATCTTGCTTGATGAGAACTTTGAAGCGGTTGTCGGTGACTTTGGCTTGGCCAAGTTGGTGGATGTGAGGAAAACTTCAGTGACAACTCGAGTTCGGGGGACGATGGGTCACATAGCACCCGAGTATCTTTCCACTGGAAAGTCCTCAAACAAAACAGATGTTTTTGGTTATGGAATCATGCTCCTTGAGCTTGTCACAGGGCAGCGTGCTATAGATATTTCGCTATTGGATGGAGATGTGTTATTACTTGACAAA GTGAAAAAGCTTTGGCGGGAAAATCAACTCGATCTCATTATTGACCCCAACCTAGACAGGAATTACGACATTCTGGAAGTCGAAAAGTTGTTCCAAATCGCTCTTCTATGCACACAAGCATCACCGGAAGACCGTCCGATCATGTCAGATGTAATCCGGATGCTAGAAGGTGAAGGCTGGACGGAGCGGTGGGAGCAGTTGCAACAAGTTGAGGTGACTCAAAAGCAGGACTACCAGAGGATACAAAAGAGATTGAATTGGGACGACGACACATCTTATAACCAGGAAGCTATCGAATTGTCTGGTGCAAGATAA
- the LOC103976821 gene encoding LRR receptor kinase SERK2 isoform X2 yields the protein MITDKMKVIFMLILASLYSCVQSDRPGEVLYNIKMQLQDIDNRLSAWAKNQVTPCIWNNVQCDSDNNVIGVMLPSMGFNGILSPKVGELVYLEVLELSGNNITGNIPGELANLSRLTRLSLHNNRFTGEIPASLGRLPKLKFMDLSENHLNGKIPDSLSSLRSLTDINLAYNKLTGGVPKQLYQVTKFNFTGNNLSCGANLLNQCESDLLDQGGSHNSKRTLLLGGIGGGIGLVLATVLFLLWRSRKKDYLHDLFVDVAGEADRKIEFGQLKRFSWRELQIATDDFNEKNVLGQGGFGKVYLGVLSDNSKVAIKRLTDQGNRAGEDAFLREVDLISVAVHKNLLRLIGFCTTPTEQLLVYPYMQNLSVAYQLRELKPGEPVLDWPRRKQVAMGTAHGLEYLHEHCNPKIIHRDVKAANILLDENFEAVVGDFGLAKLVDVRKTSVTTRVRGTMGHIAPEYLSTGKSSNKTDVFGYGIMLLELVTGQRAIDISLLDGDVLLLDKVKKLWRENQLDLIIDPNLDRNYDILEVEKLFQIALLCTQASPEDRPIMSDVIRMLEGEGWTERWEQLQQVEVTQKQDYQRIQKRLNWDDDTSYNQEAIELSGAR from the exons ATGATTACTGACAAGATGAAGGTGATCTTTATGCTGATTTTGGCCTCTCTGTATTCTTGCGTTCAATCTGATCGTCCAG GAGAAGTGCTTTATAACATAAAGATGCAGCTTCAAGATATTGATAACCGGCTTTCTGCTTGGGCCAAAAATCAAGTTACTCCATGCATATGGAACAATGTGCAGTGTGACAGTGACAATAATGTCATTGGAGT GATGCTGCCTTCAATGGGATTCAATGGAATCCTGTCGCCTAAAGTTGGAGAACTTGTATATCTTGAAGTACT GGAGCTCTCGGGTAACAATATAACAGGTAATATTCCTGGAGAGCTCGCAAACCTATCAAGGTTGACGCGCCTGAGCCTACATAATAATCGGTTTACTGGAGAGATACCAGCATCCCTTGGCAGGCTTCCTAAACTAAAATTTAT GGATTTAAGTGAAAATCATTTAAATGGAAAAATTCCTGATTCTTTGTCATCCCTCAGAAGCTTGACTGATAT TAATCTTGCTTACAACAAACTCACTGGTGGCGTACCCAAGCAGCTATATCAAGTGACCAAATTCAA TTTTACAGGTAATAATCTTAGTTGCGGTGCAAACCTCTTGAATCAATGTGAATCCGACTTACTTGATCAAG GAGGATCTCATAATTCAAAGAGAACATTGTTGCTCGGAGGTATTGGAGGAGGTATAGGGCTTGTATTGGCAactgttttgtttcttctttggaGAAGCCGAAAGAAGGATTATCTACATGATTTGTTTGTCGATGTTGCAG GTGAAGCAGACCGCAAAATCGAATTTGGACAATTGAAGAGGTTTTCATGGAGGGAATTACAAATTGCAACTGATGACTTCAACGAGAAAAATGTTCTTGGACAGGGTGGTTTCGGCAAGGTATACTTAGGAGTACTTTCAGACAATTCCAAAGTAGCCATAAAACGGCTAACTGATCAAGGCAATCGTGCTGGGGAAGATGCTTTTTTACGTGAAGTTGACCTAATAAGTGTTGCTGTTCACAAAAATCTTTTGCGGTTGATTGGTTTCTGTACGACACCTACAGAACAACTTCTTGTTTATCCTTATATGCAAAATTTGAGTGTTGCCTATCAGTTACGAG AACTTAAACCTGGTGAGCCAGTGTTAGATTGGCCAAGAAGGAAACAAGTGGCTATGGGCACAGCACATGGACTGGAATACCTTCATGAACATTGCAATCCCAAGATTATACACCGTGATGTAAAAGCTGCAAATATCTTGCTTGATGAGAACTTTGAAGCGGTTGTCGGTGACTTTGGCTTGGCCAAGTTGGTGGATGTGAGGAAAACTTCAGTGACAACTCGAGTTCGGGGGACGATGGGTCACATAGCACCCGAGTATCTTTCCACTGGAAAGTCCTCAAACAAAACAGATGTTTTTGGTTATGGAATCATGCTCCTTGAGCTTGTCACAGGGCAGCGTGCTATAGATATTTCGCTATTGGATGGAGATGTGTTATTACTTGACAAA GTGAAAAAGCTTTGGCGGGAAAATCAACTCGATCTCATTATTGACCCCAACCTAGACAGGAATTACGACATTCTGGAAGTCGAAAAGTTGTTCCAAATCGCTCTTCTATGCACACAAGCATCACCGGAAGACCGTCCGATCATGTCAGATGTAATCCGGATGCTAGAAGGTGAAGGCTGGACGGAGCGGTGGGAGCAGTTGCAACAAGTTGAGGTGACTCAAAAGCAGGACTACCAGAGGATACAAAAGAGATTGAATTGGGACGACGACACATCTTATAACCAGGAAGCTATCGAATTGTCTGGTGCAAGATAA